In Anopheles bellator chromosome 2, idAnoBellAS_SP24_06.2, whole genome shotgun sequence, the genomic stretch CTGATTCCGAACAGTCTACAATCGTCAAAGGTACGCTGGCTGAAAGCCCATTCTAAATCGCGGTGAGGTCGCTCAGCAACATAGCCTCGAGCGACTGGTCCAGACGACTGGGCAGGGCTCACCATTCGCTTGCACTTTACGTCTGTTGTGCAAACATTATGACAGCGCAGATTTGCTGTCGTTAGAACGCTGCCGTCGGCAGCTATCATTACAGCCTCCCACAGGAACGCGACCGCACCGCGGCCTGTCGACACATGTGGCGCAAGTGGTCATAATTTACTCTTGAAAGTGTAAgcaaaaaggttgatgatgcCTACGGCGGTTGAGTGCCCACCGGGACGAGCATTACAATTAGCAGCCACGCGGCAGGTTCCGCTCGTTGCTCCGCAGTTATGGAGCAACTCCGTGGGCACTTCGGCAATCTTCGTAATCATGTTTAAAAGGTTCTTGCCGCTGCAATTTGGAGCTACGCTGGGTGagttcaaacaaaaacacttctCAAGGACTTTCCCACGAAATATGGGCCGCCTCTCACGAGCACGAGCCTCCACTAGCCAGTACGCCATTAGCACGGTTCAATCATCTGCTGCTTCCTTAGTGCACATCACCAAGTAGGGGAGTATATTTATAGCATTTTAACAGGCTATCGGGGAGGTGATCAGCGTTTCGCACCGATCGTATGGCACTACGGCGCAGAGCCGTGTTGTGTGATAACGGGCACCTTCTCTGCACATCTTTATGATAACCCAGCTCGTCTCGGCCAACTTCGTTGTGCCTGTAAACTCCATGTTCTGGACAAAGTGACGTCCGAAAGTAAACAATCAAACCATCGACCGTCCCcagcaaaaaaatccattcaaCGCTAGTActattgcattcatcgctttttcaATTTGTACCTACTGAAGAAAGTTGCTAAAATATCACAATATTCTACTGATAAGTTTGTGAGTTTGGTATAAGTTTGATGTTACAACGCTTCTCGATGGGAAAATATACCGTTCCAacgaagcaatggcttgaaaagaGTTATACGGACTTCGCTTCAACAATAAAGCGTTGTTTGGCTGACTTCAAACATGGTCGTAGAGACATGCAGAGAGTGGCCGTCCAAATGAGGCAGTGGAATACCagagaacataaaaaaatccacaaaatcaatttgaatGACCGAAAAGTAAAATTGCGTGAGTCAGCTAACATGTTAAAGAAATCGACAGAATATGTTGGCTGCAGATTGCATCAGCATTTAACTGTGAGAAAGCTCTGTTCAACGAGGATGCCACGTTTGCTCACTGTTTGCTAAAAACAAGAAcgagatgttttttttttcaatagaCGAAACATGGATCCTTTGGCTCCCAGCGACAACTTGCAGCTTGGCAGACCTCCAAAAAGGCTCACCGCCAAGAAATGTTATTCGATTGAAAAGattatcgctgaaactgagCCCTATTTTGAAGTGGAACGACTCTTCTTGGAGATTGCCTTGGTGAATAAAAACAGTTCAACGCAGCCCAAGCCAAAAGCAACGCATTTTCCTTCTTGGGCTCGGGACTCTTTAACCCATGTGTTAAGTATCAAAATCTCAACAACTGGCCAACCGACGGAAGCCTTTCGGTTATTGTCTTTAGAGTTTTGCTTCTATCCACAAGCAATGTAGCAATTGagaatttttattaaaaacatacAATATTTAGAAGACTATTGCTTCTGCTTTGTAAGTAAGCGTATGCGAGAAGAAGCGTAGAAGGCATGTGAGGCCGTCATAATCCAGCTCAGTCAAATAGGCGGCATTCGGGGCGAGTTATAGGTCCAGGCCCTGGCTGCGGCGCTCGGTGTCAGTATGGTACATCACCGACGACGTGATCGCGAACGAAACGGCTAACGAGATGTTTTGAAGACGCctgtgaaaataaaatcaccgCCTCGCTCGTCGCCTACTTAACGTGGCCCGCTCGGCACGGAGCCCGAGACAACAGGGAAACTTACTTCCCCAAATGAAGCGTTTAATTGGCACAAATATTGCCCCGCACGCTGGGCAGCCTGGGGGCCCGCGGACCCCTGCCCCGCCCTACCCTGCCGCTGTTTGCGCTCCGCGCTCTCTGACGTCAATCGACACGGTCGGGACGATCTGTGCTGATTAGGTAGCGCCTGACGAGCCACGAAAGACGAGGCGCTGacgcccgatgcccgatgccCGGTGGAGCTAGTGGAGAAGAGTACTCTGGAACTGGTGCGATTGGATCAGTTCCTCCCGTCCCGTCCCCAGCGCTTTTCTCCGGTTCGGAGGTTGTTGACCGAGCGTCAATCCGGAGTCGCAAGACGCGAGTAAAGTTTCAACGGTTTCGCTTTCAGTTTTATTAGAACGGGATTAAATAGGGAGGACGTATCTACCAGCCTACAAGGCGACTATCGTTGAGGTCTAGAGATCTACACTTATGGACTAGAGTGGCGGTTAGGCGGGCCTCTGCACGGAGCAGGACTCGGGTGCAGGACTAACCTTGGACTGTTTGCTGCAGATCCGAACGTCCGGCtcacggtcggtcggggcgGCTTCCGGCGCTGCAACCGAGGGCACCTTGGTACCTtgggacgtcgtcgtcgtcgtcgtcgtcggtgggcaGAGGTTGGCGAGTTTGGCACGGACGACGGAGTAACCCTCGTCCTCATCACAGCTGACGGTGGAGCAGGTGGAACAGTCGGACACCTTGCGCTCCGGTGTCCGCAGCCCGCTCTGGTACTCGCAGCCCTCGAGCGCACTGATGGACGAGCCGCAGTAGTTGAGGTTGCTGCAGGACGACGCAGCGCTCAGGTCCGACTCGCAGTCGGCCGACCGCCGGCGCAGCCGGTGGCGCCGGAAGTACTCGATCTCCTCGAGCGTGATGCCGCAGATCGTGTCGTCCGAGTAATCGGACACGACGACCGACGGTGTGCGGACGTAGCGGACGCCCTCCCCGGTATCACTGATGTAGCTTTGGGCGGACTCCCGGCGCGATGCCGAGGTACTGGGCGGGCAGccgagttgctgctgctgctgctgctgctggtccgtGCTGCCACTGTCCACCGGCAGAACCGGAAGCTCGATGAGCTGTGCCTCCAGGATCATCTTGCTGCGCACGACGGTCGGGCACGACGAGTGATCCGCGGTGGTGCCACCGGTCTGCGTCACCAGACTGTCGGTGGTCGTCGGCAGCAGGCTCGGTTCGGGCACCGGAAGTAGAGCCGCGCGTAGCGGAATATCCGATACGCCCAGCGTCAGGCGGCGCACcttgccgacggtggccatcatctgctgttgctcctgctgGCTGAGCTCCTCGTCCAGCCCGAGCGCCGAGTCGGAGCTGGCCGACCGGGTCACCTTGTCGCGGTGCTTCATACTCTCGGGATGCTCCTCCTCGTCGCAGCCCCCACCTGTGTCGCTGGTctcaccgggccggggacgCTCCTCTTCGTCGCTGGAACCGTACGGACTTGGCTGCGTACTGCGCCAACCTTCATCCGACGCCGGACTGGGGCTCTCTTTACTGCGCGCACCCAGCTCTTCGCCAGGAGGTAGCGTCACGCTGCGAGCGGCAAGCTGGCCGTCAACTTCTCTGTGGCTTTCCAGCGGCCGCACCGTGTAAGGCGGCGTTCCGAGTGTCACTGGCGCAGGTTGCCGAGCCGTTGCCGTGCGTATGTCTCCAACTtgcttctcgcttctcgccgacgacgacaatggcGATGGTGACGGCGAAGACGACACGCCCTTATCTAATCGACGTTTATCGCCGTCCCTCACAATACTGCTCATAAATCTTTGCATTTCAGCCTCCTTCTCGCGGATGATACTCGCGTACAGTGCGATCAGTCGCTCGACGCACGGAAATCGaatcacttccggtggccccgggtgcCCCCGGTCCGCCTCCTCCGCCTCTTCCGACGGACAGAGCGCCTCGAGCATTGCGCCATCCAAACACAGCCGACTGTAGACGACCGTCTTGCGCTGCCGCTGCCCCGCAAACCCGGCCACGTTTGCCAGCTCCTTCCCTTCGTTGCTCACCGTCACGACACCACCCGCACGATCCGCGCCCacacccgcaccaccaccactacttCCCGCCACACTACTGCGCGCACTACCACCCATGGCGGCGGGCGTCTTATCGGCACAGCCGCGGGGCACGTCGCCTCCGATACCCGGGCTCGTTCCGCTCGCGATaaggcggcggccaccgttcaCTGTCACTTTGACGTCAGCACCGTCGGAGGGCTGGGTGCACTCAAACTTTCCTATCAAGCCACAAaccacaccgccgccactcggttcggctcggctcgaagCCGTCGACTGATTTGGCCTTGCGAGGCCGCTGCGACCCCGCGCCGCCCCGTCCGGTGTGCCTGCCCCCGACCACGACCGAGGTGCAGTCGGTGTCTCTGCCGGCGATGCAacagacgatgacgatgacgctgacgatggtggtggtgctgcgggtgctgggggtgctgctggtgatccTGGGCACCTGTTGGCCATCGCCCGGGGCTAGCACGGGGTGGACAGCAGCTTCACACTCCGCTTATCAGTGCCCGGGCCGCCATACCGTTTCATCCTCCGTGGAGTGCCCGGTCCGAAAATACTTCGCCGAAAGCAAAGCCCCGGATGAACTTTAGTCTCGCTATCTGCGAACCGGAGCCGAAGTGTATCGGGCACGACCAAGCTGCCTCACTGTCAATCATCGATGAGTCGCAACTCTAGTACTCCACCGGGGCCCATCGGCAAGTACGTCAACCGATCGCAGTTCGGGGAATCGCCACGGCACCTACAGGTCCAGGAAAGAAACACAAGATAACAAAGTGGTTAGTGATGGCacgtttatttttatttctctctctctctctctctctctctcttgaatGTCCGTACCCTAAATACATTATTGTAACTGTAATGTAATAATCTCTCGTGTACTTGATCTTTCTTTGAGTTCTGGATTTTGCTGCATGAGTCACTTCTTCTAGGAAAGTCACTTCTTCagtgacgaaaaaaaaaagaaaagttgaCATGATGATCTCTGTCGCACAACATGCTATGGAAGTGGACACACAAATAAAGTCTGCGGTATTTAAAGTAGAGCATAGTTCCAACCAACAGCTATAAtaattccattatttttataaaatgttttcagcCAAACGCTTCATTGGCTAAGTCTCTAAATAAGTCTGAATCTATCATGGCTCTGAAACTGAATCAAGTCTGAATCTATTATGGAACAGTTTTGGACTTCAAAGAGCGGTACTTTATGGGACTGTTAAGAAGTTATACGAAAAAACTGAATACCCTTTGGATTTGAAGAAATCTTGAAATCTTGTGTTTTCTATCAAACCGATCCCGTTGCAACGATGTTACAGAACGAGAGTCAAGTCAAGTCCTGCCAAACAAGAACACGATCTTTGTGATCTTTGATGACTTTTAACTaaaatttaagtttttttGTACCTTGTTTTATTACCCCTTGCCTAAGCATaaattttgaagcaaatcCATGGATGAAGGTAATTTTTATATTAACCTCGCTGTGATGCATGCAGCCCCAGCTTAAGTGATATAAATGTATCTGTGGAGAAGGCAGACCCGAGAAACGATGTAGCAGCGCGAACGCTGTTCTTGGAAGAAAATTGCGTTAGGGTAAACAATAAAGAACGAATACCCATTGCGAACCATCCGAACTGCATCTTCTGAGTGAAGCGTGCTAAGCAACAGTAGCATAAACATTAGACTCAGCATTAACGGGATCCCACCATCCGGGCAACGATCGTTTATGCTGAGCACAGCAAAAGAGTCACGTATGCCACTACAGAATTATGGCTCAGATAAGTTGCGATCGAGTGCGAATACCATTAATATCGTTAATATGCCCTTCGAGGGCAATTATCATACAGTGAAAAAAGTGAATTCAAACATATAcgcaaacaataaataacagTGAgagtaaaaaaagaaaagagtgTAAAAGTCTTAACTTTTCACTTACATATTAcgtgtgtgaattaattcgtgcggtttttatttttatttatttttctgccatcttttaggtagttaTTCGATTCcatgtcgatagaacttcatatctttaggagcgatcCTCTCAGAgactttttttcaattcttttaTAATAAGTTAACccctgtgctgccaaatcgttactcgTGCaacagaataaataaattaattgttgttgatgagaTTGTTCTTCAAAAGTTTCATAAGGTtataaaagctcaaagtacaccatACCTTTCATATTCCACCATGTAGACAGCATAATctttgcgcagtgaatatcTCACTTTGGTTGGCTTTGGACATAGTTCACCAGGCTGTATCCAGAGCTACTTTGCGTctaggattcttgtaataacttCCCTTTTCACCATCAGCGACGATCTGGTAcaagaaaccatttttttgctatgcaAACAGTTACGAagaagtactccccgcaaaaacactatATCAAGGCCAAAACTTGAtatgttcaaatgcttaaaacaggtgttgtttacactttgaccaaacaatctatactgcgttagatgcgtaattacaatagctatcaaacacaaacttcataaaaaaatatttgttttatttagtGAATGACGTCATCCATTGGAAAACTgcacgaattaattcacactCCTAATGGCTAGTTGCTAAAATAAATACGgctcggtccgttcttctaaaaaaaaactagttcCTAAAGAACTGTTGTCCAGAAAGCTACCCAACATCTTTCTACCTTGCAGATGCTGATGGTACGTTCCACTACGAAATTTAGCTTAAAAATGTCCAGATTTTATACCCAAAGAAGCGATCAAAGCTAATACTCACAGTTGTTTTAAGCGAACTGTTCGATTTTGCCCATGAGCTAACTCTAAACACCATCTTGCGAATTTGAAGCATTGTGCAATGTAAACTGCGTTAACTTATTTTCGAAATTCGTGACGCTTTTCTTTCCTGCTTATCGAGCAATCGTAGTTCACGGAGCGCGCTTATGCACCCACTAGGTGTTGCCGTTCATCGTCTTCCCTGCTGCTTTAACAGTAGGAAAGCTAACGGAACAAAGCCCCAAAAGTTGAATGCACGGCAGAAAACACGAGGCAATCTCACGAACGGTTTTTGACCCCCGGATGCTACGGAGTAGACACCGACTTCTGTGGCCgagatttgttttccaatccGTGTCAAGTTGCGCCACGTTGCGATGCATTCTTGCGCCTAATGAACGCGCGTTTTGATGGATACTTCGCGTACCAGCCTCCCTCCGATCGTTCGCGATCTTACCCCACATTCCATCGAATCTCTCCCCCTCCCGCTATCCAtctctctgtatctctctctcgtgttttgttggccactcAGAGAGTGAGTTCCAGCAGTTTGGCGTcaatcgcagcgcagcgatgCGTGGGGCCAAACGATCTCGGCATCGGCTTGTGTGGGCAGTGGTGCGTATATCGCGATCCGTACGCATCCGTTGGCTGTGCGATCGCGGCTTAGACCGGATGGGtgagcgaacaaaaaaaaaggccagcaAACAACACATTCGCAGCCACCGCAGCCTCAAACACGCGGAGCTGCTGCAAAATACTGCGATCATGTGCACCTACAATGTAGGTCAATGTTTTGCGCAGACCGAATACGAGGTACGtggtaagaaaaaaaatctaaaaagGCTTGACGAATTACGTTCCAACAGGCTGGCGTGGCTAACTCTATTGATCG encodes the following:
- the LOC131207493 gene encoding uncharacterized protein LOC131207493, whose product is MANRCPGSPAAPPAPAAPPPSSASSSSSVASPAETPTAPRSWSGAGTPDGAARGRSGLARPNQSTASSRAEPSGGGVVCGLIGKFECTQPSDGADVKVTVNGGRRLIASGTSPGIGGDVPRGCADKTPAAMGGSARSSVAGSSGGGAGVGADRAGGVVTVSNEGKELANVAGFAGQRQRKTVVYSRLCLDGAMLEALCPSEEAEEADRGHPGPPEVIRFPCVERLIALYASIIREKEAEMQRFMSSIVRDGDKRRLDKGVSSSPSPSPLSSSARSEKQVGDIRTATARQPAPVTLGTPPYTVRPLESHREVDGQLAARSVTLPPGEELGARSKESPSPASDEGWRSTQPSPYGSSDEEERPRPGETSDTGGGCDEEEHPESMKHRDKVTRSASSDSALGLDEELSQQEQQQMMATVGKVRRLTLGVSDIPLRAALLPVPEPSLLPTTTDSLVTQTGGTTADHSSCPTVVRSKMILEAQLIELPVLPVDSGSTDQQQQQQQQLGCPPSTSASRRESAQSYISDTGEGVRYVRTPSVVVSDYSDDTICGITLEEIEYFRRHRLRRRSADCESDLSAASSCSNLNYCGSSISALEGCEYQSGLRTPERKVSDCSTCSTVSCDEDEGYSVVRAKLANLCPPTTTTTTTSQGTKVPSVAAPEAAPTDREPDVRICSKQSKVSPAPESCSVQRPA